The following are encoded in a window of Salipiger profundus genomic DNA:
- the mobQ gene encoding MobQ family relaxase — MEVQSIHFPSKILKRSKGRNAVAAAAYRAGEALAFGDVTFDFTRKQNVLATRILVPPPPSASESWQWLDRLQDRATLWTEIERKENRKDAQLAREIEISLPAALSAQAREKLVWDFCQRHFVSAGMVADIALHGPGREGDNRNFHAHVMLTMRELTPDGFGKKHRDWNRNELLDEWKTAWEAACNEALAAEGAAVRMDRRPLAARRQELLDRAEATPDRIEQRRLEIAAERLNYTPRPHLPRTPYRALSRGLPIPDYLGKVDNKPALNKWREDVAAWKAAVQSRVEAEERADAMEAALEAEIAAARLREAEQAKAEEEERASRELQDAQEAAAMALFEGLKHQSFARIRVTAAAMLAYDPDPKWNAANELAQALPGIDLSDPRATHATIGKSVAALRAVEEVFEKDGELDDRHDHMTHSMRGLSTSLRIDGWQTTQRRMAEFLPEWIVRTVRHVVEIVAELIRTEQRATPTPQSKGGDSSAGETKPLPPTPGPRPS; from the coding sequence ATGGAAGTTCAGAGCATCCACTTTCCGTCCAAGATTCTGAAGCGGTCGAAAGGCCGGAACGCCGTGGCGGCGGCCGCCTATCGGGCAGGCGAAGCGCTGGCATTCGGCGACGTGACCTTCGACTTCACACGGAAGCAAAACGTGCTGGCGACCCGAATTCTGGTGCCCCCGCCACCCTCGGCATCAGAAAGCTGGCAGTGGCTCGACCGCCTACAGGATCGCGCCACGCTCTGGACCGAGATCGAAAGGAAAGAGAACAGGAAAGACGCCCAGCTCGCGCGCGAAATCGAGATCAGCCTACCCGCCGCGCTCTCGGCCCAGGCACGCGAAAAGCTGGTTTGGGACTTCTGCCAGCGCCACTTCGTGAGCGCTGGAATGGTCGCGGACATCGCACTGCACGGGCCAGGGCGCGAGGGCGACAACCGCAACTTTCACGCCCATGTCATGCTCACCATGCGCGAACTGACACCCGACGGGTTCGGAAAGAAGCACCGGGACTGGAACCGCAATGAGCTTTTGGATGAGTGGAAGACCGCGTGGGAAGCGGCCTGTAACGAGGCTCTTGCGGCCGAGGGCGCGGCAGTGCGGATGGATCGTCGTCCGCTCGCCGCCCGCCGTCAGGAGTTGCTGGACCGGGCGGAGGCAACTCCGGACCGGATCGAGCAGCGGCGGCTCGAAATCGCTGCCGAGCGATTGAACTACACACCTCGGCCACACCTGCCTCGGACGCCCTATCGCGCGCTGTCGCGCGGCCTGCCGATCCCGGATTATCTCGGCAAGGTGGACAACAAACCCGCCCTAAACAAGTGGCGGGAGGATGTCGCGGCGTGGAAAGCGGCAGTGCAAAGTCGCGTCGAGGCCGAAGAGCGTGCCGACGCCATGGAGGCAGCTCTCGAAGCAGAGATCGCCGCAGCCCGGCTCAGAGAGGCTGAGCAGGCAAAAGCCGAGGAAGAAGAGCGTGCTTCCCGCGAACTGCAAGACGCGCAGGAGGCTGCCGCTATGGCGCTTTTCGAGGGGTTGAAACACCAGAGTTTCGCCAGAATTCGTGTCACCGCCGCTGCCATGCTCGCCTATGACCCGGACCCGAAATGGAATGCGGCCAACGAGCTGGCGCAGGCACTGCCCGGTATCGACCTTTCAGACCCGCGCGCCACCCACGCCACGATTGGAAAATCGGTCGCGGCGCTAAGAGCGGTTGAGGAAGTTTTTGAAAAGGATGGCGAGCTAGACGACCGGCACGATCACATGACGCACTCTATGCGAGGTTTGAGCACGAGCCTGCGCATCGACGGATGGCAGACGACGCAGCGTCGAATGGCCGAGTTTTTGCCAGAGTGGATAGTCAGGACAGTTCGGCATGTCGTCGAGATCGTGGCCGAACTGATCAGGACTGAGCAACGCGCGACTCCGACCCCCCAGAGCAAAGGCGGCGACAGCAGCGCGGGGGAGACGAAGCCGCTGCCCCCTACCCCCGGGCCTCGACCATCATGA
- a CDS encoding helix-turn-helix domain-containing transcriptional regulator: MAIETKPFDSAEYLRDPESRAEFLRDALETGDAAFITHAKDMIARAAAAQSDLDGSVIAQVLEAGLLARYGRHDPEGLSWARRAIREELLRRGWTLAPYTYPDDD; encoded by the coding sequence ATGGCCATCGAAACCAAACCATTCGACTCTGCTGAATATCTACGTGATCCCGAGAGCCGGGCGGAATTTCTGCGGGATGCCCTCGAAACCGGCGATGCCGCGTTCATAACTCACGCCAAGGACATGATCGCGCGCGCGGCTGCGGCTCAGAGCGATCTGGATGGCAGCGTGATTGCGCAGGTTCTGGAGGCGGGCCTACTCGCCCGCTACGGCCGTCACGATCCGGAGGGCCTAAGCTGGGCACGGCGAGCGATCCGCGAAGAGCTGCTGCGCCGGGGCTGGACGCTCGCGCCGTACACGTACCCCGATGACGACTGA
- a CDS encoding type II toxin-antitoxin system VapC family toxin: MLDTNIISNLLRRPDGSAAKRIGEVGPDAICVSIITAAELRYGCAKKGSAKLLAHVEAILESVQVLALDVPADAEYGGIRAELETASKPIGPNDLLIAAHARAIGAVLVTDNTGEFSRVRGLRVENWIR; this comes from the coding sequence ATGCTCGACACCAATATCATCTCCAATCTGCTGCGACGTCCTGACGGCAGTGCGGCAAAGCGTATTGGCGAGGTCGGGCCAGATGCGATCTGCGTGAGCATCATCACAGCCGCAGAGCTGCGGTATGGGTGCGCCAAGAAAGGGTCCGCGAAACTCCTGGCGCATGTGGAAGCGATACTGGAAAGCGTGCAGGTTCTGGCGCTCGATGTGCCTGCTGACGCGGAGTATGGCGGCATTCGTGCCGAGCTTGAGACCGCTAGCAAGCCCATTGGGCCGAACGATCTGTTGATCGCAGCTCATGCCCGCGCCATAGGCGCAGTCCTCGTGACTGACAACACCGGCGAGTTTTCCCGCGTTCGCGGCCTCCGGGTTGAAAACTGGATCAGGTAG
- a CDS encoding AbrB/MazE/SpoVT family DNA-binding domain-containing protein, with translation MPHPHPDSAPREAKLFRNNKSQAVRIPADFEMPGDRVNIYREGNRLIIEPVRRKNLLEVLAGLDPLGPEDQFPDVDETLLPAKEIDL, from the coding sequence ATGCCGCATCCGCACCCAGATTCAGCGCCTCGTGAAGCCAAGCTCTTCCGTAACAACAAAAGCCAAGCCGTCCGTATCCCCGCAGACTTCGAGATGCCGGGGGATCGGGTGAACATCTATCGTGAGGGAAACCGGCTTATCATCGAGCCGGTGCGCCGCAAGAACCTGCTTGAAGTGCTGGCCGGACTGGACCCGCTTGGGCCAGAAGATCAGTTTCCTGATGTGGACGAGACGCTTCTTCCGGCCAAGGAAATCGACCTTTGA